In one window of Oryza sativa Japonica Group chromosome 9, ASM3414082v1 DNA:
- the LOC112936148 gene encoding uncharacterized protein encodes MVGRLGIEEVGSMGEQPLRARGYMERRAAFGVTRKNFHTVTNWLLLRQPDDEALKCISMRIDQMLRCLSDCPNQHPRPLRRLNWLEQKQDLDDLKAYVNRLRDTVKKVVTS; translated from the exons ATGGTAGGAAGGCTGGGAATTGAAGAAGTGGGAAGCATGGGAGAGCAACCGTTGCGTGCTAGAGGATACATGGAAAGACGTGCAGCATTTGGA GTAACTAGGAAGAATTTCCACACAGTAACCAACTGGCTGTTGCTGCGTCAACCGGATGATGAAGCATTGAAGTGTATAAGCATGAGAATTGATCAAATGTTGCGTTGTCTATCAGATTGTCCAAATCAG CATCCAAGGCCACTCCGGCGTCTTAATTGGTTGGAGCAGAAGCAGGACTTGGATGATTTAAAGGCTTATGTGAATAGACTAAGAGATACTGTTAAG AAGGTGGTGACCTCTTAA
- the LOC4347377 gene encoding F-box protein At3g22700 has protein sequence MASKKALAMQPSKKICMTLLPQDIVELILLRLPVSTLLRCRGVCKQWDGIIRDPQFAMVHIQRAPRRPLFFFQRENLVHLLYPSEAILFDEAWSPSKWVVPVIEPDDFLCASCNGLICLHSDKSTIKIANLATGECMHLVKPVRNSKTDHFSYYSFGFHPVTKQYKVMHFLRDEHLHVGTSFSIIQVYTLGDEKWRDVRTPQALSLRCVERSGVVNVGGAMYWLTEDEESVWKHAVVTFDLSEELFQWLQLPAVDPANYVLGDPDQWLITEVDSNVSVSYYETGKLHIWTIDSKIEQSWSQKYNIRLSMLEVPGPHWICGDKIILHDFNKNLYFYELMGKNSEIESSKLVKQLRFSPRNNMQCFMFVKSLVRLDAFRKAGVVRRPKRQEGWKLKKWEVWMDRLHRLENHCRSIHDMKHKIYENADKMGMEIKLDLQQTPDLDSSLRLINWLEYRRVLEILCVNLDNMHEVLTVMNNTTGAAHNKESHVADQGTSSSAVGISGS, from the exons ATGGCTTCTAAGAAAGCCTTGGCAATGCAGCCAAGCAAGAAAATTTGCATGACCTTGTTGCCGCAAGACATTGTTGAACTGATACTTCTGAGGCTTCCGGTAAGCACTCTGCTGAGGTGCCGTGGTGTCTGCAAGCAATGGGATGGCATTATTCGGGATCCTCAGTTTGCCATGGTGCACATCCAGCGTGCGCCGCGTCGCCCCCTATTTTTCTTTCAACGAGAGAATTTAGTCCATCTCCTCTACCCTAGTGAAGCAATCCTCTTTGATGAAGCATGGTCACCATCAAAATGGGTTGTACCTGTGATCGAGCCTGATGATTTTTTATGTGCTTCATGCAATGGACTTATTTGTTTACACTCGGATAAATCAACAATCAAGATAGCCAACCTTGCAACTGGTGAATGTATGCATCTAGTAAAACCTGTCAGGAACTCAAAGACTGATCACTTCTCTTATTACAGCTTTGGGTTTCACCCAGTGACAAAACAATACAAGGTAATGCACTTTCTTCGTGACGAGCACCTCCATGTTGGTACTAGCTTCAGCATAATTCAAGTTTACACACTCGGTGATGAGAAATGGAGAGATGTTAGAACTCCACAGGCTTTAAGCTTGAGATGTGTGGAAAGATCTGGAGTTGTCAATGTTGGTGGGGCAATGTATTGGCTGACTGAAGATGAGGAAAGTGTTTGGAAACATGCAGTTGTGACCTTTGATCTCAGTGAAGAACTTTTCCAGTGGTTACAGCTCCCAGCAGTTGATCCTGCAAACTATGTGCTTGGTGATCCTGACCAGTGGCTGATTACAGAGGTTGATAGCAATGTGTCTGTAAGCTATTACGAGACAGGGAAGCTGCATATCTGGACAATTGACAGCAAGATAGAGCAAAGCTGGAGTCAGAAGTACAACATTCGCTTATCAATGCTTGAAGTTCCAGGACCACATTGGATCTGCGGTGATAAGATTATCTTGCATGATTTTAATAAGAACCTATATTTCTATGAGTTGATGGGGAAGAATTCTGAGATTGAGTCGAGCAAGTTAGTGAAGCAATTGAGATTCAGCCCCCGCAACAACATGCAATGCTTTATGTTTGTGAAGTCGCTTGTACGGTTGGATGCATTCAGAAAGGCTGGTGTTGTGCGTAGGCCAAAGCGACAGGAGGGTTGGAAATTGAAGAAGTGGGAAGTGTGGATGGATAGGCTCCATCGACTAGAGAATCATTGCAGAAGTATCCATGATATGAAACACAAGATTTAT GAAAATGCAGATAAAATGGGCATGGAGATCAAACTAGATTTGCAGCAGACACCAGATTTG GATAGTTCCCTGCGGCTGATCAACTGGTTGGAGTATAGGCGGGTACTAGAGATATTGTGTGTTAATCTCGAcaacatgcatgaagtattaacg GTCATGAACAACACAACTGGTGCTGCCCATAATAAGGAAAGCCATGTGGCAGATCAG GGTACTTCGAGTTCAGCTGTTGGCATATCTGGCTCATGA
- the LOC4347380 gene encoding uncharacterized protein, whose amino-acid sequence MAAVALLSPAAAAAVVTEGEEKPPLEEVEVEVEVVVRAIVADGDGREANAAAPGANWCGEEEVPAHAAEGGTVAAMVDENAAAPAAEGDTVAAAKGEAPAAEGDMVVAAKGAAHAAAEGDTVAAAAVAGENEAAHAPAAGGNTVAAAADVKGEALQAIPVADEAAAVAEGVNAIAAAEREEDDEGVKWLKHYSSLQSILTVGDGDFSFSLALATAFGSGDNLVATSLDTIEDLRGKYSKAESNIMELKRMGATVLHGIDAKRMKDHTNLKLRRFDRIIFNFPHAGFKGKEDDLHMINLHRELVWGFFQNARHLLRPYGEIHVSHKIGLPYDRWCIEHLAYESSLTMIAKVDFRKEDYPGYNQKRGDSAKCDQPFELGACCTFMFMRDLTRLKRARRNRINASSLGIQAQHDMPFHPRPLVPAYPQPHFPSQVNAAHRQVPPEHYPLGIAHGQEPGFLDNFGGIERYPYQRGAIGTVIGMPGTPSPMRGITRSSFPAPQEQPWRQERYIMDPEVRDDHYHFAREYPRNLQEYEMERQVMPGGTRLRYVDFLENRYEESVRRQEHLRRLIAEYGGYD is encoded by the exons ATGGCGGCGGTCGCGCTGCTCTCGccagcggcggctgcggcggtggtGACAGAGGGTGAGGAGAAGCCGCcgctggaggaggtggaggtggaggtggaggtggtggtgcggGCGATcgtggccgacggcgacgggagggaggcgaatgcggcggcgccgggggcgaATTggtgcggggaggaggaggtgccggCGCATGCAGCGGAGGGGGGCACGGTCGCCGCGATGGTGGACGAGAATGCGGCGGCGCCTGCAGCGGAGGGGGACACGGTGGCCGCGGCGAAGGGGGAGGCGCCTGCAGCGGAGGGGGACATGGTGGTCGCCGCGAAGGGGGCGGCGCATGCAGCGGCGGAGGGGgacacggtggcggcggcggcggtagcgggcGAGAACGAGGCGGCGCATGCACCAGCAGCGGGGGGGAACACGGTGGCCGCGGCTGCGGATGTCAAGGGCGAGGCGCTTCAAGCGATTCCGGtggccgacgaggcggcggccgtggcggaggGGGTTAACGCGATCGCCGCGGcggagcgggaggaggacgacgagggggTGAAGTGGCTGAAGCACTACTCCTCCCTCCAGAGCATACTCACCGTCGGGGACGGGGACTTCTCCTTCTCGCTGGCGCTCGCCACCGCGTTCGGCTCCGGCGACAACCTCGTCGCCACCTCGCTGGACACCATTG AGGACCTGAGGGGCAAATACAGCAAAGCAGAATCAAATATAATGGAGCTGAAAAGGATGGGGGCCACTGTTTTGCATGGCATCGATGCAAAAAGGATGAAGGATCACACCAACCTGAAGCTGAGACGGTTTGATCGAATTATCTTCAATTTTCCTCATGCTGGATTCAAAGGAAAAGAGGATGATTTGCATATGATCAA TTTGCACAGGGAGTTGGTATGGGGTTTTTTTCAGAATGCAAGACACCTGCTTCGACCCTATGGTGAAATTCATGTTAGCCACAAGATAGGATTGCCATATGACAGGTGGTGTATCGAGCATCTAGCATATGAGTCTTCTCTTACAATGATTGCTAAAGTTGATTTCAGAAAAGAGGACTACCCAGGTTACAACCAAAAGAGAGGAGACAGTGCAAAGTGTGATCAACCTTTTGAACTAGGTGCTTGCTGCACTTTCATGTTCATGAGAGATTTGACGAGGCTGAAAAGGGCACGTCGGAACAGGATCAATGCATCTTCACTGGGAATCCAAGCCCAACATGACATGCCATTTCACCCACGTCCGCTTGTTCCAGCATATCCTCAGCCACATTTCCCTTCACAAGTCAATGCAGCTCACAGGCAAGTTCCTCCAGAGCATTACCCCCTCGGAATTGCTCATGGGCAAGAGCCAGGTTTTCTAGATAACTTTGGTGGCATAGAGAGGTATCCTTACCAGCGTGGCGCTATCGGGACAGTGATCGGCATGCCAGGCACTCCTTCACCAATGCGCGGAATAACCAGAAGTAGCTTCCCTGCACCTCAGGAGCAGCCTTGGCGTCAAGAGAGATATATTATGGATCCAGAAGTAAGAGATGATCACTACCATTTTGCCCGGGAATACCCGAGGAATCTGCAGGAGTATGAAATGGAGAGGCAGGTGATGCCAGGAGGAACCAGGTTGAGGTACGTCGATTTCCTGGAAAATCGTTACGAGGAATCTGTTCGGAGGCAGGAGCACCTGCGAAGGCTGATTGCAGAGTATGGTGGATACGACTGA
- the LOC4347379 gene encoding heavy metal-associated isoprenylated plant protein 41: MAVAPPEVGPAAAAAVAGGKKEVRALDGASAIGEEEEVEVEVEEEEEAEEEREDEEEGEEDGGDEEEEEEEGVKWLKHYSSMQSILVVGDGDFSFSRALAVAFCSGENLVSTSLDSYEALRGKYANAESNIMVLKLMGATTLHGVDAKTMKHHTDLKMRRFDRIVFNLPHAGFKAKEGDMRMINLHKDLVRGFFRNARCLLRPSGEIHVSHKRGKVYENWEIEKLASESSLIMVEKVDFHIEDYPGYNHKRGDGPRCDEPFPLGPCCIFKFSIRNHKKQKKCHSKKIGSIPSLGGSHVHPEILASDWSPSQPFRPVNAVNMPVTFDPYSLRIAQSHQPGFPVNFVGLWTAAACSLQHCNIHPMLNIVRPSLHLLPIASIIAPQMGRITSTSLFAPQEQPKPVLRPLQSVSSYDLAREHQMNLRREFEMRGQTMPAGTSLDYFEFLEYLFRDPAEKEKWLQTMITLHATRW; this comes from the exons atggcggtggcgccgccggaggtagggcccgccgcggcggcggcggtcgccggcggGAAGAAGGAGGTGCGCGCATTGGATGGAGCATCGGCGATCGGtgaagaagaggaggtggaggtggaggtggaggaagaggaagaagcggaggaagagagagaggatgaagaggagggggaggaggatgggggcgatgaagaagaggaggaggaggagggggtgaaGTGGCTGAAGCATTACTCCTCGATGCAAAGCATCTtggtcgtcggcgacggggaTTTCTCCTTCTCGCGGGCGCTCGCCGTCGCATTCTGCTCCGGCGAGAACCTCGTCTCCACGTCTCTTGATTCCTATG AGGCTTTGAGGGGGAAGTATGCCAATGCAGAGTCAAATATAATGGTACTGAAATTGATGGGGGCCACAACTTTGCATGGTGTTGATGCAAAAACAATGAAGCATCACACTGACCTAAAGATGAGACGGTTTGATCGAATTGTATTTAATTTGCCTCATGCTGGATTCAAAGCAAAAGAGGGTGATATGCGTATGATCAA CTTGCACAAGGATCTGGTCAGAGGATTCTTCCGCAATGCAAGATGCCTGCTTCGGCCTTCCGGTGAAATCCATGTTAGTCACAAGAGAGGAAAGGTGTATGAAAACTGGGAGATCGAGAAACTAGCCTCTGAATCTTCACTTATTATGGTTGAGAAAGTTGATTTCCATATAGAAGACTATCCTGGTTATAACCACAAGAGAGGAGATGGTCCAAGGTGCGACGAACCTTTCCCTCTAGGTCCTTGTTGCATTTTCAAATTCTCCATCAGAAACCATAAGAAGCAGAAGAAATGTCATTCAAAGAAGATTGGTTCAATCCCATCCCTTGGAGGCAGCCATGTCCATCCTGAAATATTGGCAAGTGACTGGAGTCCATCTCAGCCGTTTCGACCAGTCAATGCAGTTAACATGCCAGTAACTTTCGACCCATACTCACTCAGAATTGCTCAAAGCCATCAACCGGGTTTTCCTGTCAATTTTGTTGGCTTATGGACAGCGGCTGCCTGTTCTCTTCAGCATTGCAATATCCACCCAATGCTCAACATTGTAAGGCCATCGCTTCATCTTTTGCCCATTGCGTCCATCATTGCTCCACAAATGGGCAGAATCACAAGTACCAGTCTCTTTGCACCTCAGGAGCAGCCGAAACCTGTTCTTAGGCCATTGCAAAGCGTTAGCAGCTACGACCTTGCCAGGGAACACCAAATGAATCTGCGGAGGGAGTTTGAGATGAGAGGACAAACAATGCCTGCAGGAACCAGCTTGGATTACTTCGAGTTCCTGGAATATCTCTTCAGGGATCCTGCTGAGAAGGAGAAGTGGCTGCAAACTATGATTACGTTGCACGCTACACGGTGGTGA
- the LOC4347378 gene encoding leucine-rich repeat receptor-like serine/threonine-protein kinase RGI4 translates to MPPPPPVAAAAAAARHALLLASVAVAVALLLVSPCHGVSEQGQALLRWKASLRPSGGALDSWRASDATPCRWLGVSCDARTGDVVGVTVTSVDLQGPLPAASLLPLARSLRTLVLSGTNLTGEIPPELGEYGELATLDVSKNQLTGAIPPELCRLSKLESLSLNSNSLRGAIPDDIGNLTALAYLTLYDNELSGAIPASIGNLKRLQVLRAGGNQGLKGPLPPEIGGCANLTMLGLAETGMSGSLPDTIGQLSRIQTIAIYTTLLSGRIPASIGNCTELTSLYLYQNSLSGPIPPQLGRLAKLQTLLLWQNQLVGAIPPELGRCRQLTLIDLSLNSLTGSIPATLGDLPNLQQLQLSTNQLTGAIPPELSNCTSLTDVEVDNNQLTGAIAVDFPRLRNLTLFYAWRNRLTGGVPASLAECPSLQAVDLSYNNLTGVIPKQLFALQNLTKLLLISNELSGPIPPEIGGCGNLYRLRLSVNRLSGTIPAEIGGLKSLNFLDISDNHLVGAVPSAISGCSSLEFLDLHSNALSGSLPETLPRSLQLIDVSDNQLAGALSSSIGLMPELTKLYLGKNRLAGGIPPEIGSCQKLQLLDLGDNAFSGVIPPEIGTLPSLEISLNLSCNRLSGEIPSQFAGLEKLGSLDLSHNELSGGLDSLAALQNLVTLNISYNAFSGELPDTPFFQRLPLSDLAGNRHLIVGDGSDESSRRGAISSLKVAMSILAAVSAALLVAATYLLARMRRGGGAGGGGRVVHGEGAWEVTLYQKLDISMDDVLRGLTSANVIGTGSSGVVYKVDTPNGYTFAVKKMWSTDETTTAAFRSEIAALGSIRHRNIVRLLGWAANGGARLLFYGYLPNGNLSGLLHGGGAAAGKGGAPASDSEWGARYDVALGVAHAVAYLHHDCVPAILHGDIKAMNVLLGAAYEPYLADFGLARVLSKLDSAMPAPPRIAGSYGYMAPEYASMQRITEKSDVYSFGVVMLEMLTGRHPLDPTLPGGAHLVQWVRDHLQAKRDAAELLDARLRGAAGAGAGADADVHEMRQAMSVAALCVARRADDRPAMKDVVALLKEIRRPAPSAAGDDAKPPQPTQPPSLPTTVTATPASPVSSCSFAAVTDYSV, encoded by the exons atgccgccgccgccgcccgtcgcagcagcagcagcagcagcgaggcaCGCGCTTCTGCTCgcgtccgtcgccgtcgccgtcgcgctgctGCTGGTGTCGCCGTGCCACGGCGTGAGCGAGCAGGGGCAGGCGCTGCTCCGATGGAAGGCGTCGCTGCGGCCGTCGGgcggcgcgctggactcgtggCGGGCGTCGGACGCGACGCCGTGCCGGTGGCTCGGCGTGTCGTGCGACGCGCGCACGGGCGACGTCGTGGGGGTCACCGTCACGTCGGTCGACCTGCAGGGCCCGCTCCCGGCGGCGAGCCTGCTGCCGCTGGCGAGATCGCTGAGGACGCTGGTGCTCTCGGGCACCAACCTCACCGGCGAGATCCCACCGGAGCTCGGCGAATACGGCGAGCTCGCCACGCTTGACGTCAGCAAGAACCAGCTCACCGGCGCGATCCCGCCCGAGCTCTGCCGGCTGTCCAAGCTCGAGTCGCTGTCCCTCAACTCCAACTCGCTCCGCGGCGCCATCCCCGACGACATCGGCAACCTCACCGCGCTCGCCTACCTGACGCTCTACGACAACGAGCTGAGCGGCGCGATCCCGGCGAGCATCGGCAACCTGAAGCGGCTGCAGGTGCTCCGCGCCGGCGGGAACCAGGGGCTGAAGGGCCCGCTCCCGCCGGAGATCGGCGGCTGCGCCAACCTCACCATGCTCGGCCTCGCCGAGACCGGCATGTCCGGCAGCTTGCCGGACACGATCGGGCAGCTCAGCCGCATCCAGACCATCGCCATCTACACCACCCTCCTCTCAGGCCGCATCCCGGCCTCCATCGGCAACTGCACCGAGCTCACCAGCCTCTACCTCTACCAGAACTCCCTCTCCGGCCCCATCCCGCCGCAGCTCGGCCGCCTCGCCAAGCTCCAGACGCTGCTCCTATGGCAGAACCAGCTCGTCGGCGCCATCCCACCGGAGCTCGGCCGGTGCAGGCAGCTCACCCTCATCGACCTCTCGCTCAACTCCCTCACCGGCAGCATCCCGGCCACCCTCGGCGACCTCCCCAATCTCCAGCAGCTCCAGCTCAGCACGAACCAGCTCACCGGCGCCATCCCGCCGGAGCTCTCCAACTGCACGTCGCTCACCGACGTCGAGGTCGACAACAACCAGCTCACCGGCGCGATCGCCGTCGACTTCCCGCGGCTGCGCAACCTCACCTTGTTCTACGCGTGGAGGAATCGTCTcaccggcggcgttccggcgagcCTCGCCGAGTGCCCGAGCCTCCAGGCCGTCGACCTCTCGTACAACAACCTCACCGGCGTGATCCCGAAGCAGCTGTTCGCCCTGCAGAACTTGACGAAGCTGCTGCTGATCAGCAACGAGCTGTCCGGGCCCATCCCGCCGGAGATCGGCGGCTGCGGCAACCTCTACCGTCTCCGGCTCAGCGTCAACCGCCTCTCCGGCACGATCCCGGCGGAGATCGGCGGCCTGAAGAGCCTCAACTTCCTCGACATCAGCGACAaccacctcgtcggcgccgtgCCATCGGCGATCTCCGGGTGCAGCAGCCTCGAGTTCCTTGACCTCCACTCCAATGCTCTCTCCGGCTCGCTGCCGGAGACGCTGCCGCGTAGCCTCCAGCTCATCGACGTCTCCGACAACCAGCTCGCCGGCGCGTTGAGCTCCAGCATCGGGTTGATGCCGGAGTTGACGAAGCTTTACTTGGGGAAGAACCGGCTCGCCGGCGGGATACCGCCGGAGATCGGTTCTTGCCAGAAGCTCCAGTTGCTTGACCTCGGCGACAATGCGTTCTCCGGCGTCATCCCGCCGGAGATCGGGACGCTCCCGTCGTTGGAGATTTCGCTTAACCTCAGCTGCAACCGGCTCTCCGGCGAGATACCGTCGCAGTTCGCCGGACTTGAAAAGCTCGGCAGCCTCGACCTGTCGCACAACGAGCTCTCTGGTGGCCTCGACTCGCTGGCGGCGCTGCAGAATCTCGTCACGCTGAACATCTCCTACAATgccttctccggcgagctcccggACACCCCGTTCTTCCAGAGGCTTCCCCTCAGCGACCTCGCCGGCAACCGCCACCTCATCGTCGGGGACGGCTCCGACGAGTCCTCCCGGCGCGGGGCCATCTCGTCGCTGAAGGTGGCCATGTCCATCCTCGCCGCGGTCAGCGCGGCGCTCCTGGTCGCCGCCACGTACCTGCTCGCCCGCatgcgccgtggcggcggcgccggtggcggcggcagggtCGTCCACGGCGAGGGCGCGTGGGAGGTGACGCTGTACCAGAAGCTCGACATCTCCATGGACGACGTGCTGCGCGGGCTGACGTCGGCGAACGTGATCGGGACCGGGAGCTCCGGTGTGGTGTACAAGGTGGACACCCCCAACGGCTACACCTTCGCCGTCAAGAAGATGTGGTCGACGGACGAGACGACCACCGCCGCGTTCCGGAGCGAGATCGCCGCGCTGGGCTCCATCCGCCACCGCAACATCGTGCGCCTCCTCGGCtgggcggcgaacggcggcgccaGGCTGCTGTTCTACGGCTACCTCCCCAACGGCAACCTGAGCGGcctcctccacggcggcggcgccgccgccggcaagggCGGCGCGCCCGCCTCCGACTCCGAGTGGGGCGCGCGCTACGACGTCGCGCTCGGCGTCGCCCACGCCGTGGCGTACCTCCACCACGACTGCGTCCCGGCCATCCTCCACGGCGACATCAAGGCCATGAACGtgctcctcggcgccgcctacGAGCCGTACCTCGCCGACTTCGGCCTCGCCCGCGTCCTCTCCAAGCTCGACTCCGccatgccggcgccgccgcgcatcGCCGGATCGTACGGCTACATGGCACCAG agTACGCGTCGATGCAGCGGATCACGGAGAAgagcgacgtgtacagcttcggcgtgGTGATGCTGGAGATGCTGACGGGGCGGCACCCGCTGGACCCCACGCTGCCAGGCGGGGCCCACCTGGTGCAGTGGGTGCGGGACCACCTGCAGGCGAagcgcgacgcggcggagcTCCTCGACGCGCGGCTCaggggcgccgccggcgccggcgccggcgccgacgccgacgtgcaCGAGATGCGGCAGGCGATGTCCGTGGCCGCGCTCTGCGTGGCGCGCCGCGCCGACGACCGCCCCGCCATGAAGGACGTCGTCGCGCTGCTCAAGGAGATCCGGCGccccgcgccgtccgccgccggcgacgacgccaaGCCACCGCAGCCCACGCAGCCGCCGTCATTGCCCACCACCGTCACCGCGACGCCGGCATCGCCGGTGTCGAGCtgctccttcgccgccgtcaccgactACTCCGTCTGA